From a region of the Pongo abelii isolate AG06213 chromosome 9, NHGRI_mPonAbe1-v2.0_pri, whole genome shotgun sequence genome:
- the LOC100436547 gene encoding LOW QUALITY PROTEIN: olfactory receptor 52Z1P (The sequence of the model RefSeq protein was modified relative to this genomic sequence to represent the inferred CDS: inserted 4 bases in 3 codons; substituted 2 bases at 2 genomic stop codons), translated as MGEDGNTSTFNISCTNFFLVGFPGLHVWWPLLVLPLAFLYVTIISANALVIHTVVAQQNLCQPTYMLITVLLAVNIRAATAVMPKMLXGFVYYANPISLHGRLAXVFFIYFTFLLDYNFXLAMALDCYVAICHPLCYSDLMTSQLLGLLAILALTQSLGVAVPLVVLTAKARFCRTAVIQHFTCEYIALLSIACGDLTFNNWLGLAMWLVTVTSDLALLGTSYTHIIYAAFRISSWGAQAKALHTCGSHLLVILSIYXSGLSTSITFXVAKTVSQDVQNLLSAIYLLLPGALNPVIYGVRTREIQQHVEKMLCGKETAQKAGEKPKRLQNMRLETAMVRDFTNLGSWGYDL; from the exons ATGGGTGAGGATGGAAATACAAGCACCTTCAACATCTCCTGCACCAACTTCTTCCTGGTGGGTTTCCCTGGACTTCACGTGTGGTGGCCCCTTCTGGTCCTGCCTCTTGCCTTCCTCTATGTGACTATCATCTCTGCCAATGCCCTGGTCATTCACACAGTGGTTGCCCAGCAAAATCTGTGTCAGCCTACGTATATGCTCATCACTGTGCTCCTGGCTGTCAACATTCGTGCTGCCACAGCCGTGATGCCTAAAATGC GAGGCTTTGTATATTATGCTAACCCCATATCGCTGCATGGCCGCCTGGCCTAGGTGTTCTTTATCTACTTCACCTTCCTCCTGGACTACAACT CTCTGGCCATGGCCCTGGACTGCTACGTGGCCATCTGCCACCCACTCTGCTATTCTGACCTGATGACCTCCCAGCTGCTGGGACTGCTAGCCATTCTTGCCTTGACACAGAGCCTGGGAGTGGCAGTGCCCTTGGTGGTGCTAACTGCAAAAGCCCGATTCTGCCGGACAGCAGTGATTCAACACTTCACCTGTGAGTACATTGCACTGCTGAGCATAGCTTGTGGAGACCTGACCTTCAACAACTGGCTAGGGCTGGCTATGTGGTtggtcactgtaacctctgatCTGGCCCTGCTGGGGACCTCCTACACCCACATCATCTATGCTGCCTTTCGGATCTCTTCTTGGGGAGCCCAAGCCAAGGCCTTACACACGTGTGGCTCCCACTTACTGGTCATCCTCTCCATCTA CTCTGGTCTTTCCACTTCCATCACCTTCTGAGTAGCCAAGACTGTGTCCCAGGATGTCCAGAATCTACTCAGTGCCATATACTTGCTGCTTCCAGGAGCCTTGAATCCTGTCATTTATGGGGTGAGGACTAGGGAGATCCAGCAACATGTAGAAAAGATGCTCTGTGGAAAGGAAACAGCCCAGAAGGCTGGGGAGAAGCCAAAGAGGCTGCAGAACATGAGACTGGAAACTGCCATGGTGAGGGACTTTACTAACTTGGGAAGTTGGGGCTATGATCTCTGA